Within the Deltaproteobacteria bacterium genome, the region GTTATGTCGGCAAGTTTCATTCCACGCCCCGGCCGTGGTTAACCTGGAATGCGCCGATCATCGGCCAGTTCTTTAATAAAACCTTGAAGGTCCTTTCCCACCGGGGGCCCACGGCCATCACCCAGCGCGGCATGACCGAAAATGAAGCTCGCGCCTACCACCACATCTATGACGAAAAAGACTCGGACCACGTCGTCCTGACATGGCCGCGCACCATTCCTTTGAAAGAAAATGATCGAGGCTGGGCTGACATGCAGGCCATAGAAGACAGGCTGCCCGAGCTGTCCGACATTCCGGTCCTGCTTCTCTGGGCTCCGGGAGACGTGGTTTTTCCCATTGAATACGCACATCACCTTAAGAAACTTCTGCCTCACGCCGAAGGGCCCATCGAGTTTGACAAGGCGGCTCATTTCATTCAAGACGACCGAGGCCCGGATCTGGCCCGCGCCATTGTTGATTTTCTGACACGGAAACTGGAGGGTTAAAAAATGCAGTTCATCACCCCAGAATCAGAAGAGTTACGGTATCTCCGCCCGGACCCGCTCCTGTGGGAGCAGGAGCTCGATGTCAGCCCCGAGATGGCGGAGGCTGTCGAGCGCGCCACTGGCATTCGCGCTGGAAGGGTTTATTGGCGCTCAGAACACGACCATCTTTATGCCTTCGAACTGGCCGACCTTGGCCGCGGCTATCCCTCCATGGCCATGATCTACGGCCACTGGGACCGCTATGAACCCCGTCCGCCCGAGCATGAAATCAATTCTGACATCCTGGATTTTTTAATCTGGGTGGCTGAGGT harbors:
- a CDS encoding alpha/beta fold hydrolase, which encodes MLRSKPEWLKPLFPWEQKALEVNGRTMAYIDEGDLEARPVLLLSGNPTWGFLYRDFIPILTEAGYRAIAPDWVGAGYSDHPRVDTALTLAHHIADLVSLMDQLQLRDFIIVGQDWGGPQGVGAALQRIERLAAVVLMNTWLYTSYVGKFHSTPRPWLTWNAPIIGQFFNKTLKVLSHRGPTAITQRGMTENEARAYHHIYDEKDSDHVVLTWPRTIPLKENDRGWADMQAIEDRLPELSDIPVLLLWAPGDVVFPIEYAHHLKKLLPHAEGPIEFDKAAHFIQDDRGPDLARAIVDFLTRKLEG